The genomic interval AACCTTGAGTTAACGCTCCGATGTTTAGGGGTAGATACCTTGATCCTTGCCGGCATATCAACGGAGTTCGTTGTTCTGGCAACAGCGATGAGTGCCCATGATCGTGGTTTTAATGTCCTCGTGTTGAAGGATGCAGTATCCGCAATCAGTGAGAAAAAGCACCAGGCTGCTCTTGAAGTGATCAGCAGCATAGCAACGTTGATTACGACGGAAAAATTACCGGCGACAACGGAATCGGAAAAATTACAGGGGACAATAAAATGACGGATACAGTGACCACCCTGCGCGGTGTACGGCATCGCTGGAAGGTTTTGGGCATTGGGGTTGCTGCTAATGCATGTTTCTCCATGGTCGTGGGGGGGCTGCCCGCAACGGCGGTTTTTATGCGCACAGATTACCATATTACCAATGCTGAACTGGGGTTCGTGCTTGGGATGCTAGGCCTGGGGATTGCCATCAGCGAATTGCCCTGGGGGTTGATGACGGATCGATGGGGCGACCGGCCGGTTCTGCTTACCGGCTTGTTGAGCACCGGCGCCATGTTGTTGTTGATGGCCGCTTTTGCTGCCCCGCATAGCGGTTTTGTCCCTGCATATTGGCTGTTGATTGCCGGTGTGCTAGGCATTGGCTTACTGGGGAGTAGCGTTAATGGCTCCAGTGGCCGGGCAATTATGGCTTGGTTTCAAGAGGGGGAACGGGGTCTGGCAATGAGTATCCGTCAGACAGCAGTGCCGATGGGGTATGGCTTGGGCGCACTGTTGTTGCCTTGGCTGGCCGCCCGTTATGGCTTTGTCGTGTTATTTATTGTTTCTGCGATTCTATGCATTATTGCCGGCTACTATGCATGGCTCTGGTTGCACGAACCCGATATAGCCAGAGAAAAAAACATATGGCATCAGCGGCCGTTTCCATGACAGGTAAAGGACCGTTACACGATCCTGCTATCTGGAAGATAGTGCTGGCTATCGGTATTTTATGTGGGCCACAGTTTGCACTACTGACCTTTGGCTCTGTATTTCTGCATGATTTTGCTCATATTGACGTGAGCGTTGTTTCTGTCTGCCTGGCGACAATTCAGATTGGCGCTATGGTATCGCGTATCTGGAGTGGACGCTGGACGGATAAGAACAAAAACCGTAAAGCCTACCTTCGTGGTTGCACGCTTCTCAGCATACTGGCGTTCATTCTGTTGAGTGTGCTGGTTTGGTTGTGGCCAGCGTTGTCACCGACCCGGGAAACCGTTGTGCTGCTCGCGGGCCTGTTTATTTTTTCAGGAGTGGCGGTATCTGCCTGGCACGGTGTTGCATACACAGAACTTGCCTCTATGGCTGGTGCGAAGCGGGCGGGCACTGCCCTGGCCATGGGAAATACCAGTGTATTTGTTGTGATGTTTATCACTCCCGTTGCGATTCCCTGGCTACAAACTACCCTGAGCTGGAGCAGTGTTTGGTTAGCCTCGGCTCTGTGCGCTGTAATTGCCCTTATTTTCTTCCCTAAAGTGAAAACAACCGCACCGGAAGACAGGGTATGACAGTGCAACTGTTCTGGTGTTAAGTATCTCGTTGGCTGGAACGGGTATTACAAAAGCGCCTTGCTGGTGTAGCGTCGGCTGATGCGATGTTAATCAGGCATTAGCCAAACCTATACAGCAAGGCGTTTTATCATCAGGTGATTGAATGGGATAGAAAGATATTGAGAGCCCTAAAGGATGCGAATTAGCCACGTATCTATATTGAAATATAAGGATTGTCACCAGTTCGAAAAACGTAGTGGCCCCCAAACCTTTCTGGCTGGATTTTTTGCGGGTTATCCGCAGTAGGCGGTAGACTATATCCTGTTTTGAGGGAGGGCAGAATACGGCTTATCGACTGACCCAGTTTTCCACTCGTAGCCCAGGTACACGCTCAAATTCGCGTACATTGTTCGTTACCAGTATTAAACCTGCGAACCGCGCGTGACCGGCTAACATGGCATCATACGGGCCGATAGAGGTTCCTTGTTTTGCCAGTTCCGCACGAATTTGGCCGGTATGTACGGCAGCGTCAAAACCATAAGGTTGCACTTCCAAACGTGCAGAAAATCCTTCAATCACTGCCAGATTTTTTTCTGGGTTTACCGATTTCTCCGCGCCATATATCAGTTCCATCAGCGTGATAGCACTGATAGCAAACTGCCCGTAATGACGGTAGAAAGCGTCCCTGACTTCCTGCGGTTTGTTCTTGATGGTGTAAATACAGATATTGGTATCGAGCAGATATTTCAGCATCAGAAATCTTCCCTGATCTGATCATCGGGTTGCTCTCTGGTGATCATAAAGTCAGGTGTTACGCCATCCTCTTCGAACCAACTGTCCCAGCTTTCGCCTGCCGGAGTGATGATACGTGTGCGACCAATCGCGACGATATCAACCTGCTTCACATCATCGGGCAGTGCAACAGCTTTAGGGAGTCGTACCGCCTGGCTACGATTGCTTTTAAAGACTGTGGTTTTTTCCATGGTAGTCTCCTTGGAGAAATTTTGTGCTATCGATAGCATAGAATATTGATGGGATATGTCAATGGGATATACAAATGTGGCATGATTGGTTAATCACCTTGCCGCCAACATCCCCGGATAATGTTTGGCGATTATATTGTTCATCTGATCGATCAGGTCAGGACGCTTGAAGGTGAGATGCCCAGTACCTTATCTGAAGATAACGGACGCTAAAATACTCATCTTCGTATTCTTGCTGATGGGGATTATCGCGGATATGGTTCATCAGCCGGATGGTGATATCGCCTCGGTTGTCGGGAATCGGTTTGCCATCCAGCAGATACAGCATACGCGCTAGATCGGCCAGTTGATCGCGTCGCCAGCCCCAGTTCAGGGGCCTCTAATCGTCATTGAACAAGAAGATCGTCATTGAACAAGAAGAGCCCCCCAACATCGACTTGATTTCCGGTATGCTGGATTGACCTCGGTGGAGCTCAGCGACAGAAAATCCTAGTAGTATCAATGAATATTACGGGGTTTTGGTGAATTCGGTAGCGTTTGGGAGAACTTAAGATGGTACGCCCTACAGGGTTCGAACCTGTGACCTACGGCTTAGAAGGCCGTTGCTCTATCCAACTGAGCTAAGGGCGCATGCACAAATGTCGGTTGGAATACGACAGTGCGCTGGATTATACCGACCCTCCCCAGTGAGTCAACGAATTGAGACCGCTTTCACGTCAGTCGGGCAATCCCTGAGCAGTGGCGGTGGGGATGATTGCAATCGAAGGGAATACGTCCCGGCGAAAAAAGGGAGGCCCGTACTGTACGTGGTTAGTCCGGGCGTCCTGATGTTGTCAGATGCGGGTCTGGGTTTGAGCCATGTCGATATAAATTTCACGCAGCCGGCGGGTGATGGGCCCCGGCTTTCCATCGCCGATAATGCGGTCGTCGAGTTTCACCACCGGCAGCACGAAAGAGGTCGCCGACGTGATGAAGATTTCTCGCGCTTGATAGGCGTCTTCCGGTGTGAAAGGCCGTTCTTCTACAGAAATGTTGTCTTGTTGCGCCAGTGCAAGCAACGACTGACGGGTGATACCCGGCAGCAGGGCATGGCTCAGCGGGCGAGTGATAACCGTCTTATCGTCGGTGACGATATAACAGTTGCTTGATGTTCCTTCCGTGATAAACCCATTCTCCACCAGCAGTGCGTCATCGGCCTGTTGCGCATGCGCTAACTCTTTGGCCATGCAGGCGGCCAGCAGGCTAACGGTTTTAATATCGCGGCGTTGCCAGCGAATATCCGGGCTGGTGATGACCGTCAGGCCAATCTCAGCTTTTGGATGAGCAATAATCGGACGCGCCTGAGTAAAGAGCACCAACGTAGGTTTCACGTCGGTCGGTGGATAATGAAAATCGCGATCGCCGGCGTTGCCGCGGCTTAATTGCAGGTAAATAGAGCCTTCATGCAGCGCGTTTTTTTCTATCAGCGCCAGATGGATATTTTTCAGTGTATCGATTGTCACCGGCAATGTGAGTGAGAGTTCACGGCAGGAGCGTTGCAGGCGCGCCAGATGTGCATCCAGATCCACCAGTCCGCCGTTGATGACCGATGTCACCTCGTAAACGGCGTCGGCAAACAGAAAGCCGCGATCAAACACAGAGATAGTAGCCTGCGATTCGGGCAGGTACTGTCCATCCACATAAACCATGCGTTGCATGACAACACTCCTTAACTGAATATCGGGCAAAAACACCATGCCGGCGTCGAATTGATAGGGAAACGTTTAGGCATGAAGAAACCGGAAGCGGACGGACAGTTTGCCGAAACATACCGAAATAGTCTGGCTGGGCGGCTGCGCGTCGAGCAGCGCATAAAGATACTGGTTTCCATCGGAAGACGAAAGTGAGGTGTAACAGCTTGTCACAGGAAAGTGTCTCGACGGCGAAAAGAGAGGTATCGGCAATTGGAAATAATTACGGTTGGCATATCGACAGCACAACCGAACTCGGATAGGGTGAATTAAGGTTCGGATCCCGAACCTGGCGTCGCTCGGATGGTCCGGGCGCTCACGTTATTCTGAGGATGTTATGGCTGATTTTAACTCTCCACGTCGTTTTTCGCGTATCGATCGTCTTCCCCCTTACGTTTTTAATATCACCGCCGAACTGAAAATGGCTGCCCGCCGTCGTGGCGAAGATATTATCGATTTCAGCATGGGCAACCCCGATGGCCCGACGCCTCCGCACATTGTGGAAAAACTCTGTACGGTGGCGCAGCGGGAAGATACGCACGGTTATTCGACGTCCCGCGGTATTCCCCGTCTTCGTCGGGCGATTTCGCATTGGTATGCCGAGCGTTATCAGGTTGATATCGACCCGGAAAGCGAAGCGATTGTCACCATTGGTTCCAAAGAGGGGTTGGCGCATCTGATGCTGGCAACGTTGGATCATGGCGACACGGTTCTGGTGCCGAATCCCAGCTACCCTATTCACATTTATGGCGCGGTTATCGCCGGCGCGCAGGTGCGTTCTGTGCCGCTGGTTGAGGGGGTCGATTTCTTCAATGAGCTGGAGCGAGCCATCCGCGAGACGATTCCCAAGCCGAAAATGATGATTCTGGGATTCCCTTCCAACCCGACGGCGCAGTGCGTCGAACTGGATTTTTTTGAGCGGGTGGTGGCGCTGGCTAAACAGTATGGCGTTCTGGTGGTTCACGATCTGGCGTATGCGGATATCGTCTACGACGGCTGGAAAGCGCCTTCAATCATGCAGGTTCCTGGCGCCAAGGATATTGCAGTAGAGTTTTTCACGCTGTCCAAAAGTTACAACATGGCGGGATGGCGTATCGGTTTCATGGTTGGCAATCAAGAGCTGGTGAGCGCATTGGCCCGAATCAAAAGCTACCATGATTACGGTACGTTTACGCCATTGCAGGTGGCGGCGATTGCGGCATTGGAAGGCGATCAGCAGTGCGTGCGCGATATCGCCGAGCAGTACCGCCAGCGGCGTAATGTGCTGGTCAAGGGGTTGCATGAAGCCGGCTGGATGGTGGATGAGCCGAAAGCCTCCATGTACGTATGGGCGAAAATCCCTGAACAATATGCGCACCTGGGGTCGCTGGAATTTGCCAAACGGTTATTATCTGAGGCGAAGGTCTGTGTCTCTCCCGGGATCGGCTTTGGCGATTACGGCGATACGCATGTGCGTTTTGCTTTGATCGAGAATCAAGATCGGATCCGTCAGGCGGTCAGGGGCATCAAAGCGATGTTCCGGGCGGATGGGGTACTTCCCGGCGCGGCTAAAGCGGCACATAAACCAGAATAAGTACGATCAAGCGCGGATCATGTCATTGATGTCCGCTCCGGTTGCGCAGATGCTTAACCGACAAGTCATGAGTAACGTGTGAGCGCTTTGATATAACTATTTTTATGCATTGCAGGGTGAAGTTTTCTTACCGGAATTTCACCCTGTTGTTATTCACCCTATTGTTATTCATCCTGTTGTTATTCATCCTATTGTTGTAGGGTTGTCCGGTGTTGAGCGGGTGTATTAACTGCAGCACATTTTTCTGCTGACTTGATCACGCTGTCTCGTATCACGCCTTGTCGTGATAGACGGAGAGTGATTTGCTAATGCCCCTTAAGATGGAACTTCATTAATAAGACGAGTCGAGTCATGCGTTTATTCTCAATAAAAGCGGTGTTATTTGGCGTATGTTGTCTGGGTCTGGCTGGGTGTCAGGGGACGGCGTCCGAAAAAACGCCGTCAAAGCCATCGGCATCCCGGGCGGCTGCTGTGCCGGTTAACGAACAGATTAACCAATTGGCGTCGTTGGTCGCCGCCAGTAAATACCTGCGGATCCAGTGTGAACGCAGTGATTTGCCTGATGACGCGGCGATTTTGAAAACGGCGGTGAAAGTCGCGGGTCAGAAAGGATGGGATACCAGCCGCTATTCCACGTTGCCTCAGACCAGCGAAACGCTTTATCAAGGCCTATTGAAAGATGGTACGCCGAAAACCGCCCAGTGTTCCGCCTTTAACCGCTCAATGGCGCCCTTTATTGATGCGATGCGCAGCCGCTGATTGGCAAAAAACCGGCCGTCAGCATTGCACGGCCGGTATTATGACTACTGCGAATCGCCTTCGATCATATCCGAGTCTGGTTTCCCTCCGGGCCAGTCTTGCAAAGAGTCCAGAACGAACGGCTCGCCGTTGAAACTGAAAATCAACACATCCTGTTGAATCTGTTCAATAATTAATCCTTTATACGGCGTATCGCCTTCGTGATAAAGCGTGCCGTTGAGTGTTACGCTGCGTTTTGCCGGATCCGACGTGTAAACATGGGCGCTGAACGCGATAAAAGGCAATTCTCCAGGTTTGGCGGTTTGCCAGCCGATGACCGGTTTTTTATCCGGCGGCGGCACAGTTTCTGTTGCCACAGCCGGGGGGGTTGAAGGGGAGGCGGTTTGCTCTGCGGCGATATTGGGCTGTGCTTGCTCCTGAATCGGTGCCCGGACTGGCGACGCGGCAACGATAGCGGCTGCCGGCAGATTGGCTGTCGGGGGGCTGAATTCCGCCCAGCGCTGATGACCAAACCAGCCTAAAAAGAAAATCAGGCAGGCATAGACAACCAATAGAGAACCTGGAATTCGATAGCCTGAAGACGTTTCGCTCTGGGCTGGGGCTTTGACTTCCGATGTATTATTCACGTTGACCTCAAAACGTTGGCTCACCCAGTTTACCCGGAGGAGCGGCATCCATGACCTGAACCTGCTATTTTTCAGAAAACAGGGCCCTGCTGGCAGTCATTCATCTTATTTATGTGACCAGCCCGCCATTTCGGCAAGATTTCCCGTATCTGAAAATCAGGGCAAATAAAATTTTGAGCCTGGTCGCAAAAAAAATAGCGGGATATGTTTTAATGAAACGGTGTTTTAGTCTTGTGGTATCGCTGTTTCTGTTTGCGTGAATTGTACCCTTGATCGGGAATTCAGGGTGTTTCCACGGCGCATTAAGATGCGTGAATACGATGTCTGGATGCGCCGGAGGCAAAGGAGCTTGGGAGTCTTGCCATGCTGAATTATCCCGTGTAGCCATCGGGGAAAGCGACAAAAAGTCATTGGAATTGCTCATTTTTGATGCCGACGGTTTGTTTGTCGGGATAGCCGTCTATTAAATACGCATACAAACGTGACGGAGTCTATTTGAGTTCTGTTTTTTATCAAGATTATCTTTACGTGAATAAATATAACTCTTTCGGTCGGATAACGAGAACAGGATTGTTTAATAAGTGTTATAACCCGTTCGGGTTTTGTAATGTGTTTCGCATATCCTGAATATCAGATAATAGAGAGATAGCGCGATTGAGTGAATTGAATTAAATATAACCAGGAACCTGTTGAAGGTGAAAGATAGCTGCGGGATGCAGAATACATTGTAGTGAAACATGATGAAATGATTGATAAATCAAGCCATGTTTTATAAGGAAATAACCAGAAAAAATGATATCTGTCCAAAGGATTGCCACGGTTTTTTTGTTTTATGCTTGCGAAAGCGTTGATCAGATTGATTTTTTCTGGGGTAGGCATTGAAAGCCCGGTTTGCCGTCAACGGGGCGTTTTATTATCCTCAAATGCTGCTCCGGTGCCTTGCAGGATAAGTTCCAGTGCCTTGTTGGATAAATAACATCCATGGCTGATTAGGGAATGAATAATTTCATGATGAGAATGCTGATCGCAGATTCTGTTGCCATATCATGATTGGTGAAATATCAAATATGATTCGTCTGGCGACGCGATTGCGTAAAACGCATGTTGTTCTTTCCGGGGCTGAATGGCATGTTACTCTCCCTGGAAAGGAATTCTGTATTACCCCGGTTCGCATCCCGCAATGCGGATGGGCTAATCGGCGAACACATAGGGACAATGTTTGCAGATGAAAATCTCACAATTGCCACCGTTATCACCGCCTGTCGTCAGACGGGTTTTGTTGGGGTTAGTGCTGTTGCTTATTTGTCAGCAACTGGCAATGCTGTTCTGGCGCGCCGGATTCCCGGACAACGCGCCAGCTCCCAACTCACAGGTCATGCCGGCGCAGGCGCGGCAACAGCCCGTCCGGCTGAGCGATTTCACGTTGTTCGGCATTTCTGCGGAAAAAACGCAGCCTGGCGCGCTGGATACTGCGCAAATGACCAATCTGCCGCTTTCTTCTCTCAAACTCATGCTGACGGGCGTCATGGTCAGCACGAACGAATCATCCCGCTCGATAGCGATTATCAGCAAGGACAATCAACAGTTTAGCCGGGGAATCAACGAGGATGTCCCAGGCTATAACGCCCGCATTGTTTCTATTCGTCCGGATAGGGTCATTCTGCAATATCAAGGGCGTTATGAAGCACTTGAACTGTATGTGTCGGACGGCGGCGACAGCGATGCGTCGATCCCCATGTCGCAGGTCAAAGAGCAACTGCAGCAACGAGCCTCCACCAATATGAGCGATTTCGTTTCCTTCTCGCCGATCATGAATGGCGACCGGTTGCAAGGGTATCGCTTGAATCCGGGGCCGCAGAGTGATGCCTTCTACCGCGTGGGGTTGCAGGATAACGATCTCGCCGTGGGGATGAATGGGTTGGATTTACGCGATCAGGATCAGGCCAAGAAAGCCATGGAGCGGATGGCTGACGTACATAATTTTACCCTGACCGTGGAGCGAGACGGCCAACGGCAGGATATCTATCTGGAACTTGGGGGAGACGAGTAACGTGCTGGGCAAAGGGATAATGAAACGTTGGGGTTGGCTGGGATTAACCGCTCTCCTGATAAGTTCGACATACAGTTGGTCGGCTGAGTTTTCAGCCAGTTTCAAGGGCACTGACATCCAGGAGTTCATCAATACCGTCAGTAAGAATCTGAATAAAACCGTGATTATCGATCCGACCGTGCGCGGAACCATCACCGTGCGCAGCTACGATATGATGAACGAGGAACAATATTACCAGTTTTTCCTTAGCGTGCTGGATGTCTACGGGTTTTCCGTGGTGCCGATGGATAACGGCGTGCTGAAAGTCATCCGTTCCAAAGACGCCAAATCCTCCTCCATTCCCGTCGCCAACGATGAACAACCGGGGGTCGGCGATGAGCTGGTAACAAGGGTTGTGCCGTTGAATAACGTGGCGGCCCGCGATCTCGCGCCGTTGCTGCGCCAACTCAACGATAATGCCGGCGCCGGTAGCGTGGTGCATTATGAACCCTCCAATGTCCTGTTGATGACCGGCCGTGCCGCGGTGGTGAAGCGTTTGATGGAAATCGTCAGCACGGTGGATAAAACCGGCGATCGCAACGTCGTTACTATCCCGCTGACGTATGCCTCTGCGGACGACGTTGCCAAACTGGTCAACGATCTGAACAAAACGGATGAAAAAAATGCATTGCCCAGCACCATGGTGGCCAACGTGGTGGCCGACAGCCGTACCAACTCGGTAGTGGTCAGTGGTGAAGATAATGCGCGTCAGCGCGTAGTGGAAATGATCCATCAGCTCGACCGCAAGCAGGTGGTGCAGGGCGGTACCAAGGTGATTTACCTCAAATATGCCAAAGCGCTGGATCTGATCGAAGTGCTGGCGGGTAACGGAACCAGTGGCAACCGTAATTCATCGTCAACCAACAATCGTTCCTCGTCGACCCG from Musicola paradisiaca NCPPB 2511 carries:
- the gspB gene encoding type II secretion system assembly factor GspB, with product MSQRFEVNVNNTSEVKAPAQSETSSGYRIPGSLLVVYACLIFFLGWFGHQRWAEFSPPTANLPAAAIVAASPVRAPIQEQAQPNIAAEQTASPSTPPAVATETVPPPDKKPVIGWQTAKPGELPFIAFSAHVYTSDPAKRSVTLNGTLYHEGDTPYKGLIIEQIQQDVLIFSFNGEPFVLDSLQDWPGGKPDSDMIEGDSQ
- the alaC gene encoding alanine transaminase is translated as MADFNSPRRFSRIDRLPPYVFNITAELKMAARRRGEDIIDFSMGNPDGPTPPHIVEKLCTVAQREDTHGYSTSRGIPRLRRAISHWYAERYQVDIDPESEAIVTIGSKEGLAHLMLATLDHGDTVLVPNPSYPIHIYGAVIAGAQVRSVPLVEGVDFFNELERAIRETIPKPKMMILGFPSNPTAQCVELDFFERVVALAKQYGVLVVHDLAYADIVYDGWKAPSIMQVPGAKDIAVEFFTLSKSYNMAGWRIGFMVGNQELVSALARIKSYHDYGTFTPLQVAAIAALEGDQQCVRDIAEQYRQRRNVLVKGLHEAGWMVDEPKASMYVWAKIPEQYAHLGSLEFAKRLLSEAKVCVSPGIGFGDYGDTHVRFALIENQDRIRQAVRGIKAMFRADGVLPGAAKAAHKPE
- a CDS encoding MFS transporter, which codes for MASAAVSMTGKGPLHDPAIWKIVLAIGILCGPQFALLTFGSVFLHDFAHIDVSVVSVCLATIQIGAMVSRIWSGRWTDKNKNRKAYLRGCTLLSILAFILLSVLVWLWPALSPTRETVVLLAGLFIFSGVAVSAWHGVAYTELASMAGAKRAGTALAMGNTSVFVVMFITPVAIPWLQTTLSWSSVWLASALCAVIALIFFPKVKTTAPEDRV
- the vapB gene encoding type II toxin-antitoxin system VapB family antitoxin yields the protein MEKTTVFKSNRSQAVRLPKAVALPDDVKQVDIVAIGRTRIITPAGESWDSWFEEDGVTPDFMITREQPDDQIREDF
- a CDS encoding MFS transporter, encoding MTDTVTTLRGVRHRWKVLGIGVAANACFSMVVGGLPATAVFMRTDYHITNAELGFVLGMLGLGIAISELPWGLMTDRWGDRPVLLTGLLSTGAMLLLMAAFAAPHSGFVPAYWLLIAGVLGIGLLGSSVNGSSGRAIMAWFQEGERGLAMSIRQTAVPMGYGLGALLLPWLAARYGFVVLFIVSAILCIIAGYYAWLWLHEPDIAREKNIWHQRPFP
- the outS gene encoding GspS family T2SS pilot lipoprotein variant OutS; translation: MRLFSIKAVLFGVCCLGLAGCQGTASEKTPSKPSASRAAAVPVNEQINQLASLVAASKYLRIQCERSDLPDDAAILKTAVKVAGQKGWDTSRYSTLPQTSETLYQGLLKDGTPKTAQCSAFNRSMAPFIDAMRSR
- the gspC gene encoding type II secretion system protein GspC gives rise to the protein MKISQLPPLSPPVVRRVLLGLVLLLICQQLAMLFWRAGFPDNAPAPNSQVMPAQARQQPVRLSDFTLFGISAEKTQPGALDTAQMTNLPLSSLKLMLTGVMVSTNESSRSIAIISKDNQQFSRGINEDVPGYNARIVSIRPDRVILQYQGRYEALELYVSDGGDSDASIPMSQVKEQLQQRASTNMSDFVSFSPIMNGDRLQGYRLNPGPQSDAFYRVGLQDNDLAVGMNGLDLRDQDQAKKAMERMADVHNFTLTVERDGQRQDIYLELGGDE
- the vapC gene encoding type II toxin-antitoxin system tRNA(fMet)-specific endonuclease VapC → MLKYLLDTNICIYTIKNKPQEVRDAFYRHYGQFAISAITLMELIYGAEKSVNPEKNLAVIEGFSARLEVQPYGFDAAVHTGQIRAELAKQGTSIGPYDAMLAGHARFAGLILVTNNVREFERVPGLRVENWVSR
- a CDS encoding D-amino-acid transaminase; its protein translation is MQRMVYVDGQYLPESQATISVFDRGFLFADAVYEVTSVINGGLVDLDAHLARLQRSCRELSLTLPVTIDTLKNIHLALIEKNALHEGSIYLQLSRGNAGDRDFHYPPTDVKPTLVLFTQARPIIAHPKAEIGLTVITSPDIRWQRRDIKTVSLLAACMAKELAHAQQADDALLVENGFITEGTSSNCYIVTDDKTVITRPLSHALLPGITRQSLLALAQQDNISVEERPFTPEDAYQAREIFITSATSFVLPVVKLDDRIIGDGKPGPITRRLREIYIDMAQTQTRI